Proteins from one Oncorhynchus gorbuscha isolate QuinsamMale2020 ecotype Even-year linkage group LG18, OgorEven_v1.0, whole genome shotgun sequence genomic window:
- the LOC124004369 gene encoding centrosomal protein of 170 kDa-like isoform X2 has translation MSVSSWFLVSGGGMRHRLPWEMIFVGRDDCELMLQSRSVDKQHAVINYEPTTDEHKVKDLGSLNGTFVNDVRVQEQVYITLKIDDKLRFGYDTNLFTVVRGELHVPEEALKHEKFNSQLLLQTVKPPEAAPVPSRPAVEVKAAAEGGSDGAVAVGSKPPEACREGAGDDKLAGDIAVLKRGTPLYGQPSWWGDGDADDENSGKQDGTTTDRKQERSESDCKDPKETTAGAQENGLYTSSQEPSYFEIPSYTNEPPSQDTEGATTTNPASGPEAVPQGHASFTIAFDLQASNKVAVKDRVAKAVPEVRPRPPKKGAGEELSALQTAMVAAEVKVADWLAQNEIPLARTESVDRVVEDDGESVKSDVPVQLKSLKGSKHEDGTQSDSENAAALGEQRRAALEDHSRGLWGARLEGSGIKIREGRANVPEGLFAEEDSPARRHRSSASKMAPIGGELRERERTKDSVPYHRDQHQPIGLGEGCQNRRGDDYSDRGTYTIEIENEDNQEEEARRMIDKVFGVEDYQTLSRVAGYPDIQRERLTTQRPGSGDRGKPGRIEPESLPEELVVGGPRWVSQWATLAASHIRTDPEGSGAESHVHYHTEDRAEISESSHSASMASTSYTERKRRTLPQLPSTEEATPGGRRSPGPAHRPSDVGEKQDTELQEKENQETGRGGRTKPGGGGGGGSQAGSVGGSTRGSPKKGSPAKNQDAGSRKEIVLAKLPPRPGSSGGKRLEEARRRKKEMEEKAKERESAGKPLLRQESFTVERPSTNVPQELIPRIDTQTGARILTKEGREDGTTRQKDSEAVAAFLETTVSDLGEPISQSIEGSMSPESDVDTTSTVSQAAGVGGRKVVHQKRRTLTAQQKEREKTVLCSSTKGPTRARDTQDRKPKSRPSGGQGTRQAGRAWTSLDLTDDDVNSNSLLSDSQPSLQEVSSHSSHARTQAGSTRVEASTKASRAKNTQASSTTTNTLSKPTTTLPKVRPTRASILRRARLGDSSDTEPADMDRMSVASEASTTSSRSAAPGPGFRRGLSRIEALAQPRKPRMGSPSAQSDSEATGGRSRGIGARSIATDYAVRQGLRGVSNMGGIIPRARANSASKLPDKSKGYITPTAGGRWRRMPMDYASTSEDEFGSNRHPSKHGGPARQFASPRLTQLGGSAPATPSPGGIAALRQQSAGREQEEYMKDWTTHSEEIARISQDLAKDLAMLAREIHDVAGEIDSVSPAASAATDPGAMMEERVFDDGLDLGSGPSTESILGNNVRPVELRPRNSNRQGPRAIRRQTWNREDAVLDSLLLASVTQLSARIRHSVDKTAGKIRILFKDKDRKWDEIENKLQAERDSLLLKTSSTEITTILQDLKRVERQLLVIDVMVDPDGTLDALTSLGLTSPLTDLQRVSPGAAGPSAASHPPGGSNGEGPSSSTLSAPSGGPSSGASGTSTQVAERDLGLHVNNNLPSSGGEQNCVVHK, from the exons ATGAGTGTCTCTTCCTGGTTCCTGGTGAGTGGCGGGGGCATGAGGCACCGCCTCCCCTGGGAGATGATCTTTGTTGGCCGAGACGACTGTGAACTCATGTTACAG TCCCGCAGTGTGGACAAACAGCATGCCGTTATCAACTATGAGCCAACCACGGACGAACATAAAGTCAAGGACCTGGGAAGCCTGAATGGG ACATTTGTGAATGATGTCAGAGTACAGGAGCAGGTGTATATCACTTTGAAAATTGACGACAAGTTGAGGTTTGGATATG ATACCAACCTGTTCACTGTGGTGCGAGGAGAGCTCCATGTCCCCGAGGAAGCACTAAAG CATGAGAAGTTTAATAGTCAGCTCCTGCTGCAGACGGTAAAGCCTCCAGAAGCTGCTCCGGTACCATCCAGACCTGCAGTAGAGGTCAAGGCTGCAGCCGAGGGTGGCTCCGACGGGGCGGTGGCAGTGGGTAGTAAACCCCCTGAGGCCTGCAGAGAGGGGGCCGGGGACGACAAGCTGGCAG GGGACATTGCAGTACTAAAAAGGGGCACCCCTCTGTATGGCCAGCCTTCCTGGTGGGGGGACGGGGACGCAGACGATGAGAACTCTGGGAAGCAGGATGGGACGACAACTGACAGGAAGCAGGAGAGATCTGAGTCAG ATTGTAAAGACCCCAAGGAGACAACAGCCGGGGCCCAGGAGAATGGCCTGTATACCTCAAGCCAAGAGCCCAGTTACTTCGAGATCCCCTCCTATACCAATGAACCCCCCTCCCAAGACACGGAAGGCGCCACCACCACTAACCCCGCCTCCGGCCCTGAAGCCGTCCCCCAGGGCCACGCCTCCTTCACCATCGCGTTTGACCTGCAGGCGTCCAATAAGGTGGCGGTTAAGGACCGGGTGGCAAAGGCAGTGCCGGAGGTGAGGCCACGGCCCCCAAAGAAAGGTGCGGGAGAGGAGCTGAGCGCCCTGCAAACGGCCATGGTGGCGGCAGAGGTGAAAGTAGCTGATTGGCTGGCCCAGAACGAGATCCCATTGGCCCGTACGGAGTCGGTTGACAGAGTGGTGGAGGACGACGGGGAGAGCGTGAAGAGTGATGTGCCGGTTCAGCTGAAGAGTCTTAAAG GTAGTAAACACGAGGACGGTACCCAGAGCGACTCAGAGAACGCAGCCGCGCTGGGCGAGCAACGCCGGGCCGCCCTCGAGGACCACTCCAGGGGGCTGTGGGGCGCCCGACTAGAGGGGTCAGGGATCAAGATACGAGAGGGGCGCGCCAATGTCCCAGAGGGACTCTTTGCCGAGGAAGATAGCCCAGCCCGACGACACAGGTCCTCagcttccaaaatggcacccatCGGAGgagagttaagagagagagagaggaccaaggATTCCGTTCCTTACCACCGCGACCAACACCAACCTATAGGACTTGGGGAGGGGTGTCAGAATCGCCGTGGAGACGACTATAGCGACCGGGGGACCTATACCATAGAGATAGAGAACGAAGATAACCAAGAGGAGGAGGCCAGGAGAATGATTGACAAG GTATTTGGTGTGGAGGACTACCAGACTCTGTCCAGGGTGGCGGGCTATCCtgacatccagagagagagactgaccacTCAGAGGCCAGGCTCAGGAGACAGAGGCAAGCCTGGACGTATTGAACCAGAG tctctcccaGAGGAGCTGGTTGTGGGCGGTCCCAGGTGGGTCTCCCAATGGGCTACTCTGGCAGCCAGCCACATCAGGACTGACCCTGAGGGCTCTGGAGCTGAGTCCCATGTCCACTACCACACCGAGGACAGAG CTGAGATCAGTGAGTCCAGTCACTCTGCCTCCATGGCCTCCACCAGCTATACAGAGCGCAAGAGGAGAACCCTGCCCCAGCTCCCCTCCACCGAGGAGGCAACCCCAGGGGGGAGGAGATCCCCTGGTCCAGCTCACCGCCCCTCCGATGTGGGGGAGAAACAGGACACTGAGCTCCAGGAGAAGGAGAACcaggagacggggagaggagggaggaccaagcctggaggtggaggtggtgggggtAGCCAGGCTGGTAGTGTGGGTGGAAGCACCAGAGGAAGTCCGAAAAAAGGCTCTCCAGCCAAGAACCAAGATGCGGGAAGCCGGAAAGAAATTGTGTTGGCGAAACTGCCTCCTCGGCCAGGGAGTAGTGGGGGGAAGAGACTGGAGGAGGCacggaggaggaagaaggagatggaggagaaggctAAAGAAAGGGAGAGTGCTGGGAAGCCGCTTCTTAGACAGGAGAGCTTTACGGTGGAGAGACCCAGCACCAACGTCCCCCAGGAGCTCATCCCACGGATTGACACGCAAACTGGGGCACGAATACTGAcaaaggagggcagggaggatggTACCACCCGGCAGAAAGACTCAGAAGCGGTGGCTGCGTTTCTGGAGACAACGGTATCAGACCTGGGTGAACCAATTAGCCAGTCCATCGAGGGGTCTATGTCACCCGAGTCGGATGTGGACACCACCAGCACCGTTAGCCAGGCAGCGGGCGTCGGAGGGCGGAAGGTGGTCCACCAGAAGAGACGTACCCTAACTGCCcagcagaaagagagggagaagacggTGCTGTGTTCCTCCACCAAGGGGCCTACCAGAGCCAGAGATACCCAGGATAGGAAACCCAAATCCAGACCGTCTGGTGGACAAGGGACCCGCCAAGCTGGTCGTGCCTGGACCTCCCTGGACCTAACAGATGACGACGTCAACTCCAACTCCCTCCTCTCCGACTCCCAACCCTCCTTACAGGAGGTTAGCTCCCACAGTTCCCACGCCAGAACCCAGGCCGGAAGCACCAGAGTGGAGGCTAGCACCAAGGCTAGCCGGGCTAAAAACACCCAGGCATCCAGCACCACCACAAACACCCTCAGTAAACCTACCACCACCTTGCCCAAGGTGCGGCCCACCCGGGCCTCGATACTGAGACGTGCCCGTTTGGGGGACTCCTCCGATACCGAACCAGCCGACATGGACCGGATGTCCGTAGCCTCCGAGGCTAGCACCACTAGCTCCAGGTCCGCAGCTCCCGGACCAGGGTTCCGGAGAGGCCTGTCCCGCATTGAGGCCCTGGCCCAGCCCAGGAAGCCCAGGATGGGATCTCCGTCTGCCCAGAGTGACTCAGAGGCCACGGGGGGCCGTAGCCGGGGGATAGGGGCTCGTAGCATTGCTACCGACTACGCCGTCCGACAGGGACTCAGAGGAGTCAGCAACATGGGAGGGATAATACCCAGGGCCAGGGCTAACAGTGCCTCCAAACTACCTGACAAGTCTAAGGGCTACATCACCCCCACag CGGGTGGCCGGTGGCGCCGGATGCCCATGGACTACGCCTCCACCTCGGAGGACGAGTTCGGCTCCAACCGCCACCCGTCCAAGCACGGCGGTCCCGCCCGGCAGTTTGCGTCGCCGCGGCTGACCCAGCTGGGTGGCTCCGCCCCTGCCACGCCCAGTCCAGGAGGTATAGCAGCTCTGAGGCAGCAGTCAGCAGGCAGAGAACAGGAGGAGTACATGAAGGACTGGACCACTCACAGTGAAGAGATTGCCAG GATCAGTCAGGACCTAGCCAAAGACCTGGCCATGTTGGCCAGGGAGATCCATGACGTGGCCGGAGAGATCGACTCAGTCAGCCCAGCCGCTAGTGCTGCCACTGACCCAGGAGCCATG ATGGAGGAGCGAGTTTTTGACGATGGCTTGGATCTGGGGAGCGGCCCGTCAACAGAGAGCATTCTGGGTAATAACGTCCGCCCCGTGGAGCTCCGGCCACGCAACTCTAACAGACAGGGTCCCCGCGCCATTCGCCGCCAGACCTGGAACAGAGAGGAT GCGGTGTTGGATAGTTTACTATTAGCATCTGTGACCCAGCTCTCTGCACGGATACGCCATTCTGTGGACAAAACAGCAGGCAAAATCAG GATATTATTCAAAGATAAGGACCGGAAATGGGACGAGATTGAGAATAAACTCCAAGCCGAGCGTGACTCACTACTCCTCAAGACTTCCAGCACG GAGATCACCACCATCCTCCAGGATctgaagagagtggagagacagttACTAG TGATTGATGTGATGGTGGATCCGGACGGCACCCTGGATGCCCTGACCAGCCTGGGACTGACCAGCCCTCTGACCGACCTGCAGAGGGTCAGTCCTGGGGCAGCGGGGCCCTCCGCTGCCAGTCACCCCCCTGGAGGTAGTAATGGAGAAGGCCCTTCTAGCAGCACCCTGTCGGCCCCCAGCGGTGGACCCTCCTCGGGGGCCTCAGGCACCTCTACccaggtggcagagagagatctGGGACTCCATGTGAATAATAATCTGCCCTCTAGTGGTGGAGAACAGAACTGTGTGGTTCATAAATGA
- the LOC124004369 gene encoding centrosomal protein of 170 kDa-like isoform X1 codes for MSVSSWFLVSGGGMRHRLPWEMIFVGRDDCELMLQSRSVDKQHAVINYEPTTDEHKVKDLGSLNGTFVNDVRVQEQVYITLKIDDKLRFGYDTNLFTVVRGELHVPEEALKHEKFNSQLLLQTVKPPEAAPVPSRPAVEVKAAAEGGSDGAVAVGSKPPEACREGAGDDKLAGDIAVLKRGTPLYGQPSWWGDGDADDENSGKQDGTTTDRKQERSESDCKDPKETTAGAQENGLYTSSQEPSYFEIPSYTNEPPSQDTEGATTTNPASGPEAVPQGHASFTIAFDLQASNKVAVKDRVAKAVPEVRPRPPKKGAGEELSALQTAMVAAEVKVADWLAQNEIPLARTESVDRVVEDDGESVKSDVPVQLKSLKGSKHEDGTQSDSENAAALGEQRRAALEDHSRGLWGARLEGSGIKIREGRANVPEGLFAEEDSPARRHRSSASKMAPIGGELRERERTKDSVPYHRDQHQPIGLGEGCQNRRGDDYSDRGTYTIEIENEDNQEEEARRMIDKVGMVFGVEDYQTLSRVAGYPDIQRERLTTQRPGSGDRGKPGRIEPESLPEELVVGGPRWVSQWATLAASHIRTDPEGSGAESHVHYHTEDRAEISESSHSASMASTSYTERKRRTLPQLPSTEEATPGGRRSPGPAHRPSDVGEKQDTELQEKENQETGRGGRTKPGGGGGGGSQAGSVGGSTRGSPKKGSPAKNQDAGSRKEIVLAKLPPRPGSSGGKRLEEARRRKKEMEEKAKERESAGKPLLRQESFTVERPSTNVPQELIPRIDTQTGARILTKEGREDGTTRQKDSEAVAAFLETTVSDLGEPISQSIEGSMSPESDVDTTSTVSQAAGVGGRKVVHQKRRTLTAQQKEREKTVLCSSTKGPTRARDTQDRKPKSRPSGGQGTRQAGRAWTSLDLTDDDVNSNSLLSDSQPSLQEVSSHSSHARTQAGSTRVEASTKASRAKNTQASSTTTNTLSKPTTTLPKVRPTRASILRRARLGDSSDTEPADMDRMSVASEASTTSSRSAAPGPGFRRGLSRIEALAQPRKPRMGSPSAQSDSEATGGRSRGIGARSIATDYAVRQGLRGVSNMGGIIPRARANSASKLPDKSKGYITPTAGGRWRRMPMDYASTSEDEFGSNRHPSKHGGPARQFASPRLTQLGGSAPATPSPGGIAALRQQSAGREQEEYMKDWTTHSEEIARISQDLAKDLAMLAREIHDVAGEIDSVSPAASAATDPGAMMEERVFDDGLDLGSGPSTESILGNNVRPVELRPRNSNRQGPRAIRRQTWNREDAVLDSLLLASVTQLSARIRHSVDKTAGKIRILFKDKDRKWDEIENKLQAERDSLLLKTSSTEITTILQDLKRVERQLLVIDVMVDPDGTLDALTSLGLTSPLTDLQRVSPGAAGPSAASHPPGGSNGEGPSSSTLSAPSGGPSSGASGTSTQVAERDLGLHVNNNLPSSGGEQNCVVHK; via the exons ATGAGTGTCTCTTCCTGGTTCCTGGTGAGTGGCGGGGGCATGAGGCACCGCCTCCCCTGGGAGATGATCTTTGTTGGCCGAGACGACTGTGAACTCATGTTACAG TCCCGCAGTGTGGACAAACAGCATGCCGTTATCAACTATGAGCCAACCACGGACGAACATAAAGTCAAGGACCTGGGAAGCCTGAATGGG ACATTTGTGAATGATGTCAGAGTACAGGAGCAGGTGTATATCACTTTGAAAATTGACGACAAGTTGAGGTTTGGATATG ATACCAACCTGTTCACTGTGGTGCGAGGAGAGCTCCATGTCCCCGAGGAAGCACTAAAG CATGAGAAGTTTAATAGTCAGCTCCTGCTGCAGACGGTAAAGCCTCCAGAAGCTGCTCCGGTACCATCCAGACCTGCAGTAGAGGTCAAGGCTGCAGCCGAGGGTGGCTCCGACGGGGCGGTGGCAGTGGGTAGTAAACCCCCTGAGGCCTGCAGAGAGGGGGCCGGGGACGACAAGCTGGCAG GGGACATTGCAGTACTAAAAAGGGGCACCCCTCTGTATGGCCAGCCTTCCTGGTGGGGGGACGGGGACGCAGACGATGAGAACTCTGGGAAGCAGGATGGGACGACAACTGACAGGAAGCAGGAGAGATCTGAGTCAG ATTGTAAAGACCCCAAGGAGACAACAGCCGGGGCCCAGGAGAATGGCCTGTATACCTCAAGCCAAGAGCCCAGTTACTTCGAGATCCCCTCCTATACCAATGAACCCCCCTCCCAAGACACGGAAGGCGCCACCACCACTAACCCCGCCTCCGGCCCTGAAGCCGTCCCCCAGGGCCACGCCTCCTTCACCATCGCGTTTGACCTGCAGGCGTCCAATAAGGTGGCGGTTAAGGACCGGGTGGCAAAGGCAGTGCCGGAGGTGAGGCCACGGCCCCCAAAGAAAGGTGCGGGAGAGGAGCTGAGCGCCCTGCAAACGGCCATGGTGGCGGCAGAGGTGAAAGTAGCTGATTGGCTGGCCCAGAACGAGATCCCATTGGCCCGTACGGAGTCGGTTGACAGAGTGGTGGAGGACGACGGGGAGAGCGTGAAGAGTGATGTGCCGGTTCAGCTGAAGAGTCTTAAAG GTAGTAAACACGAGGACGGTACCCAGAGCGACTCAGAGAACGCAGCCGCGCTGGGCGAGCAACGCCGGGCCGCCCTCGAGGACCACTCCAGGGGGCTGTGGGGCGCCCGACTAGAGGGGTCAGGGATCAAGATACGAGAGGGGCGCGCCAATGTCCCAGAGGGACTCTTTGCCGAGGAAGATAGCCCAGCCCGACGACACAGGTCCTCagcttccaaaatggcacccatCGGAGgagagttaagagagagagagaggaccaaggATTCCGTTCCTTACCACCGCGACCAACACCAACCTATAGGACTTGGGGAGGGGTGTCAGAATCGCCGTGGAGACGACTATAGCGACCGGGGGACCTATACCATAGAGATAGAGAACGAAGATAACCAAGAGGAGGAGGCCAGGAGAATGATTGACAAGGTGGGGATG GTATTTGGTGTGGAGGACTACCAGACTCTGTCCAGGGTGGCGGGCTATCCtgacatccagagagagagactgaccacTCAGAGGCCAGGCTCAGGAGACAGAGGCAAGCCTGGACGTATTGAACCAGAG tctctcccaGAGGAGCTGGTTGTGGGCGGTCCCAGGTGGGTCTCCCAATGGGCTACTCTGGCAGCCAGCCACATCAGGACTGACCCTGAGGGCTCTGGAGCTGAGTCCCATGTCCACTACCACACCGAGGACAGAG CTGAGATCAGTGAGTCCAGTCACTCTGCCTCCATGGCCTCCACCAGCTATACAGAGCGCAAGAGGAGAACCCTGCCCCAGCTCCCCTCCACCGAGGAGGCAACCCCAGGGGGGAGGAGATCCCCTGGTCCAGCTCACCGCCCCTCCGATGTGGGGGAGAAACAGGACACTGAGCTCCAGGAGAAGGAGAACcaggagacggggagaggagggaggaccaagcctggaggtggaggtggtgggggtAGCCAGGCTGGTAGTGTGGGTGGAAGCACCAGAGGAAGTCCGAAAAAAGGCTCTCCAGCCAAGAACCAAGATGCGGGAAGCCGGAAAGAAATTGTGTTGGCGAAACTGCCTCCTCGGCCAGGGAGTAGTGGGGGGAAGAGACTGGAGGAGGCacggaggaggaagaaggagatggaggagaaggctAAAGAAAGGGAGAGTGCTGGGAAGCCGCTTCTTAGACAGGAGAGCTTTACGGTGGAGAGACCCAGCACCAACGTCCCCCAGGAGCTCATCCCACGGATTGACACGCAAACTGGGGCACGAATACTGAcaaaggagggcagggaggatggTACCACCCGGCAGAAAGACTCAGAAGCGGTGGCTGCGTTTCTGGAGACAACGGTATCAGACCTGGGTGAACCAATTAGCCAGTCCATCGAGGGGTCTATGTCACCCGAGTCGGATGTGGACACCACCAGCACCGTTAGCCAGGCAGCGGGCGTCGGAGGGCGGAAGGTGGTCCACCAGAAGAGACGTACCCTAACTGCCcagcagaaagagagggagaagacggTGCTGTGTTCCTCCACCAAGGGGCCTACCAGAGCCAGAGATACCCAGGATAGGAAACCCAAATCCAGACCGTCTGGTGGACAAGGGACCCGCCAAGCTGGTCGTGCCTGGACCTCCCTGGACCTAACAGATGACGACGTCAACTCCAACTCCCTCCTCTCCGACTCCCAACCCTCCTTACAGGAGGTTAGCTCCCACAGTTCCCACGCCAGAACCCAGGCCGGAAGCACCAGAGTGGAGGCTAGCACCAAGGCTAGCCGGGCTAAAAACACCCAGGCATCCAGCACCACCACAAACACCCTCAGTAAACCTACCACCACCTTGCCCAAGGTGCGGCCCACCCGGGCCTCGATACTGAGACGTGCCCGTTTGGGGGACTCCTCCGATACCGAACCAGCCGACATGGACCGGATGTCCGTAGCCTCCGAGGCTAGCACCACTAGCTCCAGGTCCGCAGCTCCCGGACCAGGGTTCCGGAGAGGCCTGTCCCGCATTGAGGCCCTGGCCCAGCCCAGGAAGCCCAGGATGGGATCTCCGTCTGCCCAGAGTGACTCAGAGGCCACGGGGGGCCGTAGCCGGGGGATAGGGGCTCGTAGCATTGCTACCGACTACGCCGTCCGACAGGGACTCAGAGGAGTCAGCAACATGGGAGGGATAATACCCAGGGCCAGGGCTAACAGTGCCTCCAAACTACCTGACAAGTCTAAGGGCTACATCACCCCCACag CGGGTGGCCGGTGGCGCCGGATGCCCATGGACTACGCCTCCACCTCGGAGGACGAGTTCGGCTCCAACCGCCACCCGTCCAAGCACGGCGGTCCCGCCCGGCAGTTTGCGTCGCCGCGGCTGACCCAGCTGGGTGGCTCCGCCCCTGCCACGCCCAGTCCAGGAGGTATAGCAGCTCTGAGGCAGCAGTCAGCAGGCAGAGAACAGGAGGAGTACATGAAGGACTGGACCACTCACAGTGAAGAGATTGCCAG GATCAGTCAGGACCTAGCCAAAGACCTGGCCATGTTGGCCAGGGAGATCCATGACGTGGCCGGAGAGATCGACTCAGTCAGCCCAGCCGCTAGTGCTGCCACTGACCCAGGAGCCATG ATGGAGGAGCGAGTTTTTGACGATGGCTTGGATCTGGGGAGCGGCCCGTCAACAGAGAGCATTCTGGGTAATAACGTCCGCCCCGTGGAGCTCCGGCCACGCAACTCTAACAGACAGGGTCCCCGCGCCATTCGCCGCCAGACCTGGAACAGAGAGGAT GCGGTGTTGGATAGTTTACTATTAGCATCTGTGACCCAGCTCTCTGCACGGATACGCCATTCTGTGGACAAAACAGCAGGCAAAATCAG GATATTATTCAAAGATAAGGACCGGAAATGGGACGAGATTGAGAATAAACTCCAAGCCGAGCGTGACTCACTACTCCTCAAGACTTCCAGCACG GAGATCACCACCATCCTCCAGGATctgaagagagtggagagacagttACTAG TGATTGATGTGATGGTGGATCCGGACGGCACCCTGGATGCCCTGACCAGCCTGGGACTGACCAGCCCTCTGACCGACCTGCAGAGGGTCAGTCCTGGGGCAGCGGGGCCCTCCGCTGCCAGTCACCCCCCTGGAGGTAGTAATGGAGAAGGCCCTTCTAGCAGCACCCTGTCGGCCCCCAGCGGTGGACCCTCCTCGGGGGCCTCAGGCACCTCTACccaggtggcagagagagatctGGGACTCCATGTGAATAATAATCTGCCCTCTAGTGGTGGAGAACAGAACTGTGTGGTTCATAAATGA